One Oharaeibacter diazotrophicus DNA segment encodes these proteins:
- the gatA gene encoding Asp-tRNA(Asn)/Glu-tRNA(Gln) amidotransferase subunit GatA, whose product MTDLTAFTLAEARDRLAAGDFTALELTEAYLAAIERARVLNAYVVETPERALAMAKASDARRAAGTVGALEGIPLGIKDLFATEGVHTQACSHVLDGFRPTYESTVSANLWADGAVMLGKLNMDEFAMGSSNETSYYGPVASPWRRAGSNATLVPGGSSGGSAAAVAARLCLGATATDTGGSIRQPAAFTGTVGIKPTYGRCSRWGIVAFASSLDQAGPIARTVRDAAILLRSMASVDPKDTTSVDRPVPDYEAAVGKGVRGLKIGIPREYRLDGMPAEIDALWERGIAILREAGAEIVDISLPHTKYALPAYYIVAPAEASSNLARYDGVRYGLRVPGDDIVDMYEKSRAAGFGAEVKRRILIGTYVLSAGYYDAYYLRAQKVRTLIKRDFELAYANGVDAILTPATPSAAFGQGEKGGGDPVEMYLNDVFTVTVNMAGLPGLAVPAGTSSEGLPLGLQLIGRPFDEETLFTIGRVIEEAAGTPSPTPWW is encoded by the coding sequence GTGACCGACCTCACCGCCTTCACCCTCGCCGAAGCCCGCGACCGCCTCGCCGCCGGCGACTTCACCGCGCTCGAGCTGACCGAGGCCTATCTCGCCGCCATCGAGCGCGCGCGCGTCCTCAACGCCTACGTGGTGGAGACGCCGGAGCGCGCCCTCGCCATGGCGAAGGCCTCCGACGCGCGCCGCGCCGCCGGCACGGTCGGGGCGCTCGAGGGCATCCCGCTCGGCATCAAGGACCTGTTCGCCACCGAGGGCGTCCACACCCAGGCCTGCAGCCACGTGCTCGACGGCTTCCGGCCGACCTACGAGAGCACCGTCTCGGCCAACCTCTGGGCCGACGGCGCCGTGATGCTCGGCAAGCTCAACATGGACGAGTTCGCCATGGGCTCGTCGAACGAGACGTCCTACTACGGCCCGGTCGCCAGCCCCTGGCGGCGCGCCGGTTCCAACGCCACGCTGGTGCCGGGCGGCTCGTCGGGCGGCTCGGCCGCCGCGGTCGCCGCGCGGCTCTGCCTCGGCGCCACCGCCACCGACACCGGCGGCTCGATCCGCCAGCCGGCCGCCTTCACGGGCACCGTCGGCATCAAGCCGACCTACGGCCGCTGCTCGCGCTGGGGCATCGTCGCCTTCGCGTCCTCGCTGGATCAAGCCGGCCCGATCGCCCGCACCGTCCGCGACGCCGCGATCCTCCTCCGCTCGATGGCCTCGGTGGACCCCAAGGACACCACCTCGGTCGACCGGCCGGTGCCCGACTACGAGGCGGCCGTCGGCAAGGGCGTCCGCGGCCTGAAGATCGGCATTCCCCGCGAATACCGCCTCGACGGCATGCCCGCCGAGATCGACGCGCTGTGGGAACGCGGCATCGCCATCCTGCGCGAGGCCGGCGCCGAGATCGTCGACATCTCGCTGCCGCACACGAAATACGCCCTGCCGGCCTACTACATCGTCGCGCCGGCCGAGGCCTCGTCGAACCTCGCCCGCTACGACGGCGTGCGCTACGGCCTGCGCGTGCCCGGCGACGACATCGTTGACATGTACGAGAAGAGCCGGGCCGCCGGCTTCGGCGCCGAGGTCAAGCGCCGCATCCTGATCGGCACCTACGTGCTCTCGGCCGGCTATTACGACGCCTACTACCTGCGCGCCCAGAAGGTGCGCACCCTGATCAAGCGCGACTTCGAACTCGCCTACGCGAATGGCGTCGACGCCATCCTGACGCCGGCGACGCCGTCCGCGGCCTTCGGCCAGGGCGAGAAGGGCGGCGGCGATCCGGTGGAGATGTATCTCAACGACGTCTTCACCGTGACGGTGAACATGGCCGGCCTGCCCGGCCTCGCGGTCCCCGCCGGCACCTCGTCCGAGGGCCTGCCGCTCGGCCTCCAGCTGATCGGCCGCCCGTTCGACGAGGAGACGCTGTTCACCATCGGCCGGGTGATCGAGGAAGCCGCCGGCACGCCGTCGCCGACGCCGTGGTGGTGA
- a CDS encoding nickel-dependent hydrogenase large subunit, translating into MTRLVVGPFNRVEGDLEVTLDVEDGVVASARVSTPLYRGFEQILVGRPAGDALVIAPRICGICSVSQSMAAVAALRALGGVEPESNGVLAANLAHAAENIADHLTHFAVFFMPDFTRPVYAGRSWYEAAATRYAAVSGTAAEEFLPARARLLQIMGLVAGKWPHSLAFQPGGTTRTLDLGARMRLRAILRDLRGFFERTVIGTGLDAFLAIATPDALAAYAEAGRGDLPAFLRIAADVGLDRLGPGPGPLASFGAYHGDGGPLFAAGSFDAATGFAPLDPDRIAEDVTHASMRGAGAVHPARGDTVPDVDKADGYSFAKAPRLGGRPAEVGALARQAVDGQPLIRALLARDGGSRVTTRILARMVEIARLLPAMEGWVSSLDPSAPFCADGRLPTDGVGEGLVEAARGALGHWIAVRGGKLSHYQIVAPTTWNFSPRDAAGVPGPLEGALEGTVVGAEGAGSVAVQHVVRSFDPCMVCTAH; encoded by the coding sequence ATGACGCGTCTGGTGGTCGGGCCGTTCAACCGCGTCGAGGGCGACCTCGAAGTGACGCTCGACGTCGAGGACGGCGTCGTCGCCTCGGCCCGGGTGTCGACGCCGCTCTACCGCGGCTTCGAGCAGATCCTCGTCGGCCGTCCCGCCGGCGACGCGCTGGTGATCGCGCCGAGGATCTGCGGGATCTGCTCGGTGTCGCAGTCGATGGCGGCGGTGGCGGCGCTCCGGGCGCTCGGCGGCGTCGAGCCGGAGTCGAACGGGGTGCTGGCCGCCAACCTCGCCCACGCGGCGGAGAACATCGCCGACCATCTGACCCATTTCGCCGTGTTCTTCATGCCGGACTTCACCCGGCCGGTCTACGCGGGCCGATCCTGGTACGAGGCGGCCGCGACGCGCTACGCGGCGGTGTCGGGCACGGCGGCCGAGGAGTTCCTGCCGGCGCGGGCCCGGCTCCTCCAGATCATGGGCCTCGTCGCCGGCAAGTGGCCGCACAGCCTCGCCTTCCAGCCCGGCGGCACCACGCGCACGCTCGACCTCGGCGCGCGGATGCGGCTCCGGGCGATCCTGCGCGACCTCCGCGGCTTCTTCGAGCGCACCGTGATCGGCACCGGCCTCGACGCCTTTCTCGCGATCGCGACGCCGGACGCGCTCGCCGCCTACGCCGAGGCCGGACGCGGCGATCTGCCGGCCTTCCTGCGCATCGCCGCCGACGTCGGCCTCGACCGGCTCGGGCCGGGACCGGGGCCGCTGGCGAGCTTCGGCGCCTATCACGGCGACGGCGGCCCGCTGTTCGCCGCCGGCTCGTTCGACGCGGCGACCGGCTTCGCACCGCTCGATCCCGACCGCATCGCCGAGGACGTCACCCACGCCTCGATGCGCGGCGCCGGCGCGGTCCACCCGGCCCGCGGCGACACCGTGCCGGACGTCGACAAGGCCGACGGCTATTCCTTCGCCAAGGCGCCGCGGCTCGGCGGCCGGCCGGCCGAGGTCGGCGCGCTCGCCCGGCAGGCGGTCGACGGCCAGCCGCTGATCCGGGCGCTGCTCGCCCGGGACGGCGGCTCGCGGGTGACGACGCGCATCCTCGCCCGCATGGTCGAGATCGCGAGGCTCCTGCCGGCGATGGAGGGCTGGGTGTCTTCGCTCGATCCGTCGGCGCCGTTCTGCGCCGACGGCCGGTTGCCGACCGACGGCGTCGGCGAGGGGCTGGTGGAGGCGGCGCGCGGCGCGCTCGGCCACTGGATCGCGGTCCGCGGCGGCAAGCTCTCGCACTACCAGATCGTGGCGCCGACGACCTGGAACTTCTCCCCGCGCGACGCCGCCGGCGTGCCCGGCCCGCTCGAAGGCGCGCTGGAAGGCACCGTCGTCGGCGCCGAGGGCGCCGGCTCGGTGGCGGTGCAGCACGTGGTGCGCTCGTTCGACCCCTGCATGGTCTGCACCGCGCACTGA
- a CDS encoding HupU protein gives MTRSTLLWLQAGSCGGCTMAVLEEGARGWFRALDDAGIDLLWHPSASLETGAEVRDILVAVEDGARPLDILCVEGSILCGPNGTGRFNRLAGTERTMMDWVRALAPRAGVTVAVGSCAAFGGIPAAGPDPTDARGLVFTKETPGGVLGAGYRSRLGLPVVSVAGCAPHPGWIMETLAALAAGDLSARDLDAFGRPRFYADHLAHHGCSRNEFYEFKASAERPSDRGCLMEHLGCKATQAVGDCNQRAWNGGGSCTDAGYACVACTAPAFEDIRGYLATPKVAGIPVGLPLDMPKAWFVALAALSKSATPRRVRDNARADRVVVPPGRGEGGR, from the coding sequence ATGACCCGTTCGACACTCCTCTGGCTCCAGGCCGGCAGTTGCGGCGGCTGCACCATGGCGGTGCTGGAGGAGGGCGCGCGCGGATGGTTCCGGGCGCTCGACGACGCCGGCATCGATCTTCTCTGGCACCCTTCCGCGAGCCTCGAGACCGGCGCCGAGGTGCGCGACATCCTCGTCGCGGTCGAGGACGGCGCGCGGCCGCTCGACATCCTCTGCGTCGAGGGCTCGATCCTGTGCGGGCCGAACGGCACCGGCCGCTTCAACCGGCTCGCCGGCACCGAACGCACCATGATGGACTGGGTGCGGGCGCTGGCACCGCGGGCGGGCGTGACCGTGGCGGTCGGCAGTTGTGCGGCCTTCGGCGGGATCCCGGCCGCGGGGCCGGACCCGACCGACGCCCGCGGCTTGGTCTTCACCAAGGAGACCCCCGGCGGCGTGCTCGGCGCCGGCTACCGCTCGCGCCTTGGCCTGCCGGTGGTGTCGGTGGCCGGTTGCGCGCCGCATCCGGGCTGGATCATGGAGACGCTGGCCGCGCTCGCCGCCGGCGACCTCTCCGCCCGCGACCTCGACGCCTTCGGCCGGCCGCGCTTCTACGCCGACCACCTCGCCCACCACGGCTGCAGCCGCAACGAGTTCTACGAGTTCAAGGCCAGCGCCGAGCGGCCGTCCGACCGCGGCTGCCTGATGGAGCACCTCGGCTGCAAGGCGACCCAGGCGGTCGGCGACTGCAACCAGCGCGCCTGGAACGGCGGCGGCAGCTGTACCGACGCCGGCTACGCCTGCGTCGCCTGCACCGCGCCGGCCTTCGAGGACATCCGCGGCTATCTGGCGACGCCGAAGGTGGCCGGCATCCCGGTCGGCCTGCCGCTCGACATGCCGAAGGCGTGGTTCGTGGCGCTCGCGGCGTTGTCGAAGTCGGCGACGCCGCGCCGGGTGCGCGACAACGCCCGCGCCGACCGGGTCGTGGTGCCGCCGGGCCGCGGCGAGGGCGGTCGATGA
- a CDS encoding NAD(P)/FAD-dependent oxidoreductase: MKVLVVGAGIAGLSTAWALTRRGVQVEVFEQGPVPCPVATSYDEHRITRHAYGEMHGYARLMPAAFQVWDALFGDIGARHFEPMPVVVVQREDVPWLNASLADLDALHVGWRELPLASVPARYPMLETAGLSRVVETDGGGVLFPIRILTDLVRTLANRGVVFHPRHKVTAIDAERGTVTVNGREFSGDHVVIAAGAWLTKLVPDLAPVTVPSRQAVAFLAPPTDLARAWADAPVFIDIGKDSGTYTLPPRPGTRLKVGDHEFSRSGDPDGDREGTDADVARLMTAARLAYRDFDRYTILERKACFYTVTEDEAFHVRALGARATVQSACSGHGFKLAPLMGDGIARSLTGAAPAGDLAAWAAGRT, translated from the coding sequence ATGAAGGTCCTCGTCGTCGGTGCCGGCATCGCCGGCCTCTCCACCGCCTGGGCGCTCACCCGCCGCGGCGTCCAGGTCGAGGTGTTCGAGCAGGGTCCGGTGCCCTGCCCGGTCGCGACCTCCTACGACGAGCACCGCATCACCCGCCACGCCTACGGCGAGATGCACGGCTACGCCCGGCTGATGCCGGCGGCGTTCCAGGTCTGGGACGCCCTGTTCGGCGACATCGGCGCCCGCCATTTCGAGCCGATGCCGGTGGTCGTGGTCCAGCGCGAGGACGTGCCCTGGCTGAACGCCTCGCTCGCCGACCTCGACGCCCTCCACGTCGGCTGGCGCGAGCTGCCGCTCGCGTCTGTGCCCGCGCGCTATCCGATGCTCGAGACCGCCGGCCTTTCCCGCGTCGTCGAGACCGACGGCGGCGGCGTGCTGTTCCCGATCCGCATCCTGACCGACCTCGTCCGCACGCTCGCGAACCGCGGCGTCGTCTTCCATCCGCGCCACAAGGTGACGGCGATCGACGCCGAGCGCGGCACCGTCACCGTCAACGGCCGCGAATTCTCCGGCGACCACGTGGTGATCGCCGCCGGTGCCTGGCTGACCAAGCTGGTGCCGGATCTCGCGCCGGTCACCGTGCCGTCGCGTCAGGCCGTCGCCTTCCTCGCCCCCCCGACCGATCTCGCCCGCGCCTGGGCCGACGCGCCGGTGTTCATCGACATCGGCAAGGACAGCGGCACCTACACGCTGCCGCCGCGCCCCGGCACCCGCCTCAAGGTCGGCGACCACGAGTTCTCCCGCTCGGGCGATCCAGACGGCGACCGCGAGGGCACCGACGCCGACGTCGCGCGGCTGATGACGGCGGCCCGCCTCGCCTACCGCGACTTCGACCGCTACACCATCCTCGAGCGCAAGGCCTGCTTCTACACCGTCACCGAGGACGAGGCGTTCCACGTCCGCGCCCTCGGCGCCCGCGCCACGGTGCAGTCGGCCTGCTCCGGCCACGGCTTCAAGCTGGCGCCGCTGATGGGCGACGGCATTGCCCGCAGCCTCACCGGCGCCGCGCCGGCCGGCGACCTCGCCGCCTGGGCCGCCGGGCGGACCTGA